In Parasegetibacter sp. NRK P23, the genomic stretch ACGCGCAAAAGGGACCAAAGAAAAACCCTGAAGACATGGATGCGGAAGTTACCGATGAGGACATTGCCGCACTGGGAAACCCTGACCAGGACAACGATGATAATGATGACGAATTGTTTGACGAAGCCCAACTGGATGATACCGATGATGAAGGCGATCCCCTCAACGAAGGAGACACCACTTCTGATGGCACTGAACTGGACATCCCCGGAGACGACGATGAAGATGACACCGATGAAGAGAACGATTATTACAGCGTTGGAGAAGAGGAGGAAGAAGAGCCGCTGCGTAACAAAACATAAAATTCATTTACCATGAAGTCAATAGCCTTTATTATTTTGTGCCTTAGCGTGGTCGCCTGCGGAAACGGCGGCAACGACAAAGCTGAACAGGACAGCACCCGCATTGAAATGCATGCGGACTCCACGAGAGGATTCCCTAACAGCAATGATACAACGCCGCTTTCTGTAGATACAATGGCGAGAAGGGATACAGCTCAACCCAATTCACGGTGATTAGGCTTTCATCCTTCAATTTAAATCCATGAAACAAAAAACATCAGGCGAAGACAAGCTTATCAAAGCGGACGAGCATAAAAAGTCCGCTGAACAACATCCGGAAGCCTGGCAGGAAAAATCCAACTTCGGAAGACGTGACGATTACACCAACGAATCTTCTTATCAGAAAAAGAAGAACAAATATTACAAAGAAAAACCCCCGCACCGTTAAGCGGGGGTTTTCGCTTGGATCATTTCCAGCAACCGCTTCAATAATGTATGGGCATAATAAGCTTGTAACGCCATAGGTGTTCCTTCCTTGCCGGTTAACATACCGGAGCCCAGAAGCTCCTGCCGGTACACGATGGCATAATAGGCGAACAGCCGGTTTTCCGACTCCGGCACCGGTGCGGCGTACCCTGTGATGCCGATGCCCCAGGCAGCATCAAAAACGGTGGCCACTTCAGCGGCCATTTCAACGGCCACCCGTTCTGAAACGCAGTTTACCCTTGCCGCATGCACGGGATCCACTTTCAGGTGCTTTATTTTCTGTTCCAGGTTGTATGCGGTGATGCCGCCATTAAAAACAAGTGAGGCTTCAGGCATCCCTGACAGACTGAACTGTACAAGGCCGGCGGTTACGCTTTCCGCTGCGGCAATGGTTTCTTTCCGGTCCTTAAGCAACTGCGCCAATGTTTCTATTAATGCCTTATCGGGTTCAATGCTGTTCATAATAGATTCAAGTTATTGTTCCAGTTGAATAATAAGTCCGAGGTCACCATCCATACCGATGCTGTTGTGCACTTCCACGCCGGTCCATTCGGGAATGGTGGCGCATACCACTTTTCCTTTAAAGGTAAAATGCGCCGGAACAAACCAGGCTGGCGCATGTGTCATGTTGAGCACAATGAGAAAGTAATGCCGGCCTGGCATTTTCCTGGTGAACGCCATAATGCCCCTGTCGGCATAAACGGGATCGTATTGTCCCGCATGCAAGGCGGGTTCGGCCTTCCGGAGTTTGATCAGTGCTTTGTAAAGGGATAACATGGAATAAGGATCATCCTGCTGCATGGCCACATTGCAACGCTGCCAGGAGCGTTCCACCGGCAACCAGGGACGCACACCTGAAAATCCCGCGTATGGAGAAGCATCCCATTGCATGGGCGTGCGCGCCGGGTCACGGCTGAGGTGAAGACCTGGCATATTGAGCCCCTGCGGGTCCTTTACTTCTTCCGGCGGAATGGCCACGCTCCGCATACCGATCTCATCGCCATAATACACGGTAGGTGTGCCACGAAGGGTGAACAGCAACATAGCGGCCACCCTCGCCTGCTGGATGCCTGTACGACTTGCCACCCGGTGGTTATCGTGGTTGCCCAATACCCAGTTGGGCCATGCATCCGCAGGAAGCAATCCTTCGTATTCATCCACACAAGCGGCTATGGTCCTGGCTTCCCAGGGCAGGGTAATCAATTGGAAATTGAAGGGAAGATGCGCCCCTTCGTTGTTCTTGCCGTAATACAATACCAGGTCCTGTAACGGGAGGTACACTTCGCCGATCAGCAGTTTACCGTTGCCGAAAGTTTCCATTATGTCCCGCATTTCAGCAACAATATCATGGACCTCTGGCTGATCGGTGGAATACACCGGCAACAACTGATTATAGGTGGGTTGCCCTGGAGCATACCCGGGATTGACGGGATTATCGCGCAAGCGCGTGTCTTTGATCATGTGCCACATCACATCCACGCGAAAGCCATCCACGCCTTTTTCAAGCCAGAAGCGCATTACATCGTACATAGCGGCTCTCACCTCGGGATTCCTCCAATTGAGGTCGGGTTGCTCTTTCAGGAAAGCGTGGTAATAATATTGCCCGGTATGCTCCTCCCATTCCCAGGCTCCGCCACCGAATACGCTGAGCCAGTTGTTGGGCGGACCTCCATCAGGGCGGGGATCTTCCCATATATACCAGTCTCTTTTCGGGTTGGAACGCGAGGAGCGCGATTCGAGGAACCAGGGATGCTGATCGGAAGTATGGTTCGGCACCAGGTCGAGTATAATCCTGAGCTGTAACGCATGCGCCTCATCAATTAGCGCCTCCATTTCAGCCAGTGTACCAAAGATCGGATGTATATCGGTGTAATCACTGATATCATAACCGAAGTCGGCCATGGGGGAAGGATATATGGGAGAAATCCAAAGTGCGTCCACCCCCAGTTCAACGAGGTGATTCAATCGTTTACGGATGCCATTAAGGTCGCCCACACCATCATTGTTGCTGTCCTCGAACGACCGCGGGTATACCTGGTAAATTACGGCGCTTCTCCACCAAAGTTGCTCCTGTGCTGTATTCATATCCTTCCCGGCAAAAAAATCATACCATCTTCAACCGACCTCAACTCATCCTTAATTTATTGTACAACGTGCGCCTGCTGATGTTCATAAGCCGGGCGGCGGCGCTTTTATTGAATTTCACCTTCTCCAGCATACGCAGGATAAAATCCATTTCAGCCTTGGCCGAAGCCTCCCTTAAATTGATGGAAGCCTTGGTTTCAGGAACCTTCTCGGCTTCCATCTGCCCTGCTCCCGTTTTTCTGAAATTGAAATAAGCTGCGCGCCATGCTTCTCCCCCACTACCTAGCAATACCATGCGATTCACCACGTTTCTCAGTTCCCGGACATTACCCGGCCAGTCATAAGCCATAAAATCGCGTTCGGCATCGGAGGAAAAGAACATACGCTCCTTCCGGAGTTCAGTGCAGGCTTCGCTACTGAAATGGTGCGCAAGTGCCAGTATATCGCCGGAACGTTTCCGCAATGGCGGGAGGTATACACTATAATATTCAACACCACTCAACAGCGATGGATTGATATGCCCTTTCTGGCTCAGCGTTTCGAGTGCGTGTGTGGAAGAAAGTATCAACCGTGTATCGTTGCCGGAAGTATTCAGCAAAACAGCCAATACTTCCTGTAGCACCTCTTCCGTTTTTTCAATGAATAACGTTCCTGATTTCGCCTGCTCTGTCCATTGTTTACAATGCTCCTTAATTGTTGCGCCTTCCACCACAACAAAAGGTCCATTCCTCCGACTGCTGTGTTCATGAATATACCTGGCGAGGCTTTTTTTCCCTGTGCCTGCTTCCCCATAAATGAAGACCATTCCATTATTTCGGATCATCTGTTCAGCCTGGGTACGCAACATATCCGTGCCAGGTGTCCAGAGGAATTCTTCTGATGAAACATTTTCATCCGGTGGCATTTCTGCTTTTACAGGAATTTCATTTTCATCCGCCACGCACGCTTCTACCTGCTTTTTTTTACGGGCGGCAGCGTTGCTGAGTGCCTGTTTCAGTTGGTCGGGCAGGAATGGCTTCACCAGGCAATCCGACGCACCGGCTTTAATGATACCCACACCAATCTTGATATCATCGGTGTCGGTAGTAACGATTACTGGGATTTCAGGATGTTCCTGAATAATATTTTCAAGGTGTTTTAATGCCGGATCAACATTCGCGTCCAGGTCGTACACCAGGGCATCCACATCCGACACAATCGTCCTTTCTGAAAAGCCGCTCCTGGTCACCTTGCAATCATTCTTTTCAAGGAAGCGGGCCATAACACCTGAAAACTGGCTGTCCGTTTCAATGATGTGTACACGCATTGTTTTAAGGTTTTAATGAATGGGATGATATTTTGTTCCGGCCACGGTACGCAGCGCATCCTGTACATCACGTACAAGCCGCTTCGTATCCGGCTGCTTTTCCAGGCAACCATTGGCGCCCAGCGTCCTGGCCCTTTCCTGCAAGGCAGGCGTAAGCGCCGACGTATAAATGAATACGGGCACATGCTTCATCTTCTCCTTTTTGCGGAGGGAAGAAAGCAGCTCCAGGCCATTAATGCCCGGCATGTTATAGTCCAGGAAAATAAGATCGGGGAGTACCTGCTCCAGGAACAGACCCGCGCGGTAAGCGTTTGCCGCCCACGCGAAAGAAACATCGGGATCAGCCTTTTCCACGGCTGCTTTTAATATTTCCTGTTCCTCTTTGTCGTCGTCGATAAGAAGCATCAATTTTTGCATAGGAATAGTTTTATGGATGAATGAATAACTGTGAAAGAGAGGTATAAGATTCCAGGAAACGAAAACAGCGATACACTCCATATCCCTAAAGGATCGGCAGTATGCAAATCATAAATTACGGTTGGGAAGAATAATGATGTATGAACTTTGCGGGACGGGGTTCGAAAATCCGCAAGTAGTTTAAAAGTACGTCAATCAAAAATGAAATACAAAAATTTTGTCAAAGTTAATCAGTATTTAATTTCGTAAATCTTAAACAGTTGATATGCAACCTTATTCGATCTATGCGCCTTCCGTTTATGAAATGATCATCAATGCTACGTCGGATAAAATCTTCTCGATCGACATGGAGTGGCGGGTGGTATCATGGAACAGCACCCTGGTCCGGGATACCGGTATTGCGACTGAAAAGGCAAAAGGAGCCCCCCTTCTATCGTTGTTCCCGTTTACAGAAAAAGATGAGCAGTTGCGCAAAGCCATAGAAACGGCACTATCAGGAGAAACCGCATTCCTCTCCTCCGGAGGTGATGTGGCCAGCAGGAACGCGTATGAAAGCCATGCCTTGCCCCTGAAAAACCTGGAGGAACAGGTTGAAGGCGCCGTAGTGATCATGCACGATGTATCGCACCGTATGGACGCGGAAAATAAGTTGAAGCAACTGAACGACGATCTCAACGACAAATGCAGTGAACTTGAAAAGATTTCCCGCGAGCTTTCCGCGTTCACACTCATCACCACCTCAGAATTACAGCATCCGATACGCAATATTTACACGGGGCTTGAACTGGTGATCAAATCGGAAGGTCGGAAACTGAGTGATGGCTCCAAAGCGAATTTCCGGCGGATGCAATCCTCCCTTTCCAGGATGAACCTTCTGCTGGACGACCTCACACAGTTGGCAGAAGCCGGGAATGTATTAAAGGAGAAGAAAATCTTCGCGCTGGCGCCGGTTGTAGAAAAAACCCTTGAAAGACTTCAGAAAAAGACAACAGAAAAGAAAGCGGTTATTACCACTGAACTTGTTCCCGAAATTTTTGCCTCGCCAGAAATGGTGGAGCAGTTGCTCTATCACCTGCTGGACAATGCTTTAAAGTTTTCGCGCCCATCTGTAACGCCCGCAATCAGTTTAAAAATAGCACTTGAAACAGAGGGCGAAAAAAAATACGCACGCATCGCCGTTTCAGACAACGGCCAAGGGATTCCGCCCGAGGAGATTCCCCGCATCTTTAATATGTTCGTTCAATATCCGCGCGATCCGCGCCCGGCGGGAACTGGCATTGGTTTAAGTCTTTCAGAAAAGATCGCCCAGGCGCACCAGGGTTGGATTGCTGTTGATACCACACCTGAAGTGGGCAGTACATTCACCTGTTATCTTTTACAATCATCCTGAACGTGTCGCGATTTTTACAGGTGTGGGCATTTGTTCACACCTCTTTCAAGATACCTATCGGTAAACATTCCGGCATGTTTTTTACACATTATACCATGTAGTAAGGGGTGGCTGAAAAGCCTGAGATCATACCCATACCACCTGATCCGGATAATGCCGGCGAAGGGAAACTACAAAAAGGGTTTTGGTCAACGCCAAAACCCTTTTATACTTTAATTCAAAA encodes the following:
- a CDS encoding CinA family protein, giving the protein MNSIEPDKALIETLAQLLKDRKETIAAAESVTAGLVQFSLSGMPEASLVFNGGITAYNLEQKIKHLKVDPVHAARVNCVSERVAVEMAAEVATVFDAAWGIGITGYAAPVPESENRLFAYYAIVYRQELLGSGMLTGKEGTPMALQAYYAHTLLKRLLEMIQAKTPA
- a CDS encoding alpha-amylase family glycosyl hydrolase — encoded protein: MNTAQEQLWWRSAVIYQVYPRSFEDSNNDGVGDLNGIRKRLNHLVELGVDALWISPIYPSPMADFGYDISDYTDIHPIFGTLAEMEALIDEAHALQLRIILDLVPNHTSDQHPWFLESRSSRSNPKRDWYIWEDPRPDGGPPNNWLSVFGGGAWEWEEHTGQYYYHAFLKEQPDLNWRNPEVRAAMYDVMRFWLEKGVDGFRVDVMWHMIKDTRLRDNPVNPGYAPGQPTYNQLLPVYSTDQPEVHDIVAEMRDIMETFGNGKLLIGEVYLPLQDLVLYYGKNNEGAHLPFNFQLITLPWEARTIAACVDEYEGLLPADAWPNWVLGNHDNHRVASRTGIQQARVAAMLLFTLRGTPTVYYGDEIGMRSVAIPPEEVKDPQGLNMPGLHLSRDPARTPMQWDASPYAGFSGVRPWLPVERSWQRCNVAMQQDDPYSMLSLYKALIKLRKAEPALHAGQYDPVYADRGIMAFTRKMPGRHYFLIVLNMTHAPAWFVPAHFTFKGKVVCATIPEWTGVEVHNSIGMDGDLGLIIQLEQ
- a CDS encoding sigma-54 dependent transcriptional regulator; this translates as MRVHIIETDSQFSGVMARFLEKNDCKVTRSGFSERTIVSDVDALVYDLDANVDPALKHLENIIQEHPEIPVIVTTDTDDIKIGVGIIKAGASDCLVKPFLPDQLKQALSNAAARKKKQVEACVADENEIPVKAEMPPDENVSSEEFLWTPGTDMLRTQAEQMIRNNGMVFIYGEAGTGKKSLARYIHEHSSRRNGPFVVVEGATIKEHCKQWTEQAKSGTLFIEKTEEVLQEVLAVLLNTSGNDTRLILSSTHALETLSQKGHINPSLLSGVEYYSVYLPPLRKRSGDILALAHHFSSEACTELRKERMFFSSDAERDFMAYDWPGNVRELRNVVNRMVLLGSGGEAWRAAYFNFRKTGAGQMEAEKVPETKASINLREASAKAEMDFILRMLEKVKFNKSAAARLMNISRRTLYNKLRMS
- a CDS encoding response regulator, whose amino-acid sequence is MQKLMLLIDDDKEEQEILKAAVEKADPDVSFAWAANAYRAGLFLEQVLPDLIFLDYNMPGINGLELLSSLRKKEKMKHVPVFIYTSALTPALQERARTLGANGCLEKQPDTKRLVRDVQDALRTVAGTKYHPIH
- a CDS encoding ATP-binding protein; the protein is MQPYSIYAPSVYEMIINATSDKIFSIDMEWRVVSWNSTLVRDTGIATEKAKGAPLLSLFPFTEKDEQLRKAIETALSGETAFLSSGGDVASRNAYESHALPLKNLEEQVEGAVVIMHDVSHRMDAENKLKQLNDDLNDKCSELEKISRELSAFTLITTSELQHPIRNIYTGLELVIKSEGRKLSDGSKANFRRMQSSLSRMNLLLDDLTQLAEAGNVLKEKKIFALAPVVEKTLERLQKKTTEKKAVITTELVPEIFASPEMVEQLLYHLLDNALKFSRPSVTPAISLKIALETEGEKKYARIAVSDNGQGIPPEEIPRIFNMFVQYPRDPRPAGTGIGLSLSEKIAQAHQGWIAVDTTPEVGSTFTCYLLQSS